In Streptomyces sp. NBC_00704, a genomic segment contains:
- a CDS encoding C40 family peptidase, with amino-acid sequence MTVRRTWIVVTAVAGAGTAFMMALVIGVYVIGGNLANQVSGATRQLAKGAVPAVYQPLVAKWGNLCPALNPALLAAQLYQESGFNPRARSAAAAQGIAQFIPGTWATHGVDGDGDGDRDVWDPNDAIPSAASYDCQLASYVKTVPGNATHNMLAAYNAGPDAVIRYGGVPPYSETRNYVKTITTLEESFTAPVTRVDPSKQAAGAIYFAQKKLGTPYLWGGNGTADQGGRFDCSGLTKAAYESVGITLPRVANDQYNAGPHPRRSELLPGDLVFFSTDPGNSRAIHHVGIYVGGGYMIDAPYTGAVIRFDPVDTSEYFGATRVTEDGAKALPTTV; translated from the coding sequence TTGACGGTGCGTAGGACGTGGATCGTGGTGACCGCCGTCGCCGGCGCCGGAACCGCCTTCATGATGGCGCTCGTCATCGGCGTCTACGTCATCGGCGGCAACCTCGCCAACCAGGTGAGCGGAGCGACCAGGCAACTGGCCAAGGGCGCCGTGCCCGCGGTCTACCAGCCGCTCGTGGCCAAATGGGGCAATCTCTGCCCGGCCCTCAACCCCGCGCTGCTCGCGGCCCAGCTCTACCAGGAGAGCGGGTTCAACCCGAGGGCGCGGAGCGCCGCGGCCGCACAGGGGATAGCGCAGTTCATCCCCGGCACCTGGGCCACGCACGGCGTCGACGGCGACGGCGACGGCGACCGCGACGTCTGGGACCCGAATGACGCGATTCCGTCGGCCGCGTCGTACGACTGCCAGCTCGCGTCGTACGTGAAGACCGTCCCCGGCAACGCCACGCACAACATGCTCGCCGCGTACAACGCGGGACCTGACGCCGTCATCAGGTACGGCGGCGTCCCGCCGTACTCGGAGACCCGCAACTACGTGAAGACGATCACGACGCTGGAGGAGTCCTTCACCGCGCCGGTGACCCGCGTGGACCCCTCGAAGCAGGCCGCCGGGGCCATCTACTTCGCCCAGAAGAAGCTCGGGACGCCCTATCTGTGGGGCGGCAACGGCACCGCCGACCAGGGAGGACGCTTCGACTGCTCCGGGTTGACCAAGGCCGCCTACGAAAGCGTCGGCATCACCCTGCCCCGGGTGGCCAACGACCAGTACAACGCCGGACCGCACCCCAGGCGCAGCGAGTTGCTGCCCGGGGACCTGGTGTTCTTCTCCACCGATCCCGGCAACTCGCGGGCCATCCACCACGTGGGCATCTACGTCGGCGGCGGATACATGATCGACGCGCCGTACACGGGCGCCGTGATCCGGTTCGACCCGGTCGACACGTCCGAGTACTTCGGGGCCACCCGGGTCACCGAAGATGGCGCGAAAGCGCTCCCGACGACCGTGTGA
- a CDS encoding trypsin-like serine peptidase produces the protein MKRNALLGAVIMLAVTSASEAAADGGPGPLGVTAVAVATPQAARVGALFAAEDAEAGSLVGEHFCTASVVRSPHHNLIATAAHCLEGDGEFVFVPGYRDGQAPYGVWKVDRVFLPAGWAKNRDEDSDVAFAALDELKAEGVEDVVGANRFATGTATGATAVTVTGYPHDAEDPVRCTNRPTPHDRSQQRIACPGLTGGTSGSPWVNGDGRVVGVLGGHEQGGSTADVSYSVVLGAEAAELYRAATADP, from the coding sequence ATGAAGCGAAACGCCCTGCTCGGTGCGGTCATCATGCTGGCCGTCACCTCCGCCTCCGAGGCGGCCGCCGACGGCGGGCCCGGCCCCCTGGGGGTGACGGCCGTCGCTGTGGCGACGCCGCAGGCCGCCCGGGTCGGCGCGCTGTTCGCCGCCGAGGACGCCGAGGCGGGCAGCCTCGTCGGCGAGCACTTCTGCACCGCGTCCGTCGTGCGCAGCCCGCACCACAACCTCATCGCGACGGCGGCACACTGCCTCGAGGGGGACGGGGAGTTCGTCTTCGTCCCCGGATACCGCGACGGACAGGCCCCCTACGGCGTCTGGAAGGTCGACCGGGTCTTCCTGCCCGCAGGGTGGGCGAAGAACCGGGACGAGGACAGCGACGTGGCGTTCGCCGCCCTGGACGAGCTGAAGGCCGAGGGCGTCGAGGACGTCGTCGGCGCCAACCGGTTCGCCACCGGCACCGCCACCGGGGCCACGGCGGTGACCGTCACCGGATACCCGCACGACGCCGAGGACCCGGTCCGCTGCACCAACCGGCCCACCCCGCACGACCGGTCCCAGCAGCGCATCGCCTGCCCCGGCCTCACCGGCGGAACGAGCGGCAGCCCGTGGGTGAACGGCGACGGCCGGGTCGTGGGCGTCCTGGGCGGTCACGAACAGGGCGGATCCACGGCCGACGTGTCCTACAGCGTCGTCCTGGGCGCGGAGGCCGCCGAGCTGTACCGCGCCGCGACCGCCGACCCCTGA
- a CDS encoding hydrophobic protein — protein sequence MVPLLLVLLLALVLFGAGFALKALWWIAVIVLAVWLVGFVVRPAGHGGRKGRWYRW from the coding sequence ATGGTTCCCCTGCTTCTTGTTCTGCTTCTCGCACTGGTTCTGTTCGGCGCCGGCTTCGCCCTGAAGGCGCTGTGGTGGATCGCCGTCATCGTTCTGGCGGTCTGGCTGGTGGGCTTCGTGGTCCGCCCGGCCGGACACGGTGGCCGCAAGGGCCGCTGGTACCGCTGGTAG
- a CDS encoding phospholipase D-like domain-containing protein, with the protein MTSTQNRTGPTSPGADGEDAADGEGGAGAAVTEFSERASRIRRRLERLIGIAATEGNALTALRNGDEIFPAMLSAIRSAEHTVDMMTFVYWRGDVARDFARALADRAAAGVRVRLLLDGFGSRLIEKDLLEEMERAGVQVAWFRRPLTLSPFKQNHRCHRKVLVVDERTAFTGGVGIAEEWCGNARNENEWRDTHVEVRGPAVDGVAAAFAQNWAECHDELFDDRDRFVSHPPQGDAVVQVVRGSASFGWQDMQTLIRVMLESAEERFRLATAYFSPDAFFIELLCATARRGVEVEILLPGPYTDKRVCQLAGQHYYEDLTACGVKIYQYQPTMMHAKVITVDGVAALVGSTNFNRRSLDHDEEIMLAVLDHEFTATLDGHFDDDVKSAELIREGRWKRRSVLQRARETAVLPIRRFL; encoded by the coding sequence ATGACCAGTACGCAGAACCGGACCGGGCCGACCTCCCCCGGCGCCGACGGCGAAGACGCCGCCGACGGCGAAGGCGGCGCCGGGGCTGCGGTGACGGAGTTCTCGGAGCGCGCCTCGCGCATACGCCGCCGCCTGGAGCGGCTGATCGGCATCGCGGCGACCGAGGGCAACGCGCTCACCGCGCTGCGCAACGGGGACGAGATCTTTCCGGCGATGCTCTCGGCCATCCGGTCCGCCGAGCACACCGTGGACATGATGACGTTCGTGTACTGGCGGGGAGACGTCGCCCGCGACTTCGCGAGGGCGCTGGCCGACCGGGCCGCGGCGGGCGTGCGGGTGCGGCTGCTGCTGGACGGGTTCGGCAGCCGGCTGATCGAGAAGGACCTGCTGGAGGAGATGGAGCGGGCGGGCGTGCAGGTGGCCTGGTTCCGCAGACCCCTGACCCTCTCGCCGTTCAAGCAGAACCACCGCTGCCACCGCAAGGTCCTCGTCGTGGACGAGCGGACGGCCTTCACCGGCGGGGTCGGCATCGCCGAGGAGTGGTGCGGCAACGCGCGCAACGAGAACGAGTGGCGCGACACCCACGTCGAGGTCCGCGGGCCGGCCGTGGACGGCGTCGCCGCCGCCTTCGCGCAGAACTGGGCCGAGTGCCACGACGAACTCTTCGACGACCGGGACCGGTTCGTGTCGCACCCGCCGCAGGGCGACGCGGTGGTGCAGGTGGTGCGCGGTTCGGCCAGCTTCGGCTGGCAGGACATGCAGACCCTGATCCGGGTGATGCTGGAGTCGGCCGAGGAACGTTTCCGGCTGGCCACCGCCTACTTCTCGCCGGACGCCTTCTTCATCGAACTCCTGTGCGCCACCGCCCGGCGGGGCGTGGAGGTGGAGATCCTGCTGCCCGGCCCGTACACCGACAAGCGGGTCTGCCAGCTGGCCGGCCAGCACTACTACGAGGACCTCACCGCCTGCGGTGTGAAGATCTACCAGTATCAGCCGACGATGATGCACGCCAAGGTCATCACCGTCGACGGCGTGGCCGCGCTGGTGGGCTCGACCAACTTCAACCGCCGGTCCCTCGACCACGACGAGGAGATCATGCTGGCCGTGCTGGACCACGAGTTCACGGCCACCCTGGACGGCCACTTCGACGACGACGTGAAGTCGGCCGAGCTGATCCGGGAGGGGCGGTGGAAGCGGCGCTCCGTGCTCCAGCGGGCGCGTGAGACCGCCGTCCTGCCGATCCGCCGGTTCCTCTGA
- a CDS encoding SCO6880 family protein: MTTDSHVSHAVTPRRTYLIGRARPNAIVGRNRESGEIALIVLGAFLGMMCGLLVPVLALRIVLLSGFPVLAVAAVYVPYKHRTFYKWFEINRSYKRTLRRGTTYRSSAVEAGTRLDGEEIEVGPPPGIGRISWLAAPFGPDEIAVLLHADRRTVTAAIEIEGPGVGLRDSEDQEALVDRFGTLLKHVANGDGFVTRLQILARTLPADPDAHAKDVAVRGDERSPDWLARSYDQLQSMVSTSSEQHRAYLVACMHFTRELAAEAHAMARAARPQAGRRLDRDAGLAVVMARELTDICSRLQEADIRVRQPLGQGRLSSLVHSMYDPDHPIDHIQAMTKRNAWPAELDAMEPTFLQAKTRESTTRAPWCHATAWVKEWPMTPVGVNFLAPLLVHTPDVIRTVAVTMDLEPTEVAIERMLTEKTNDEAEASRAAKMNRTVDPRDVAAHSRLDQRGEDLASGAAGVNLVGYITVSSRSPEALARDKRTIRASAGKSYLKLEWCDREHHRAFVNTLPFATGIRR, encoded by the coding sequence TTGACGACCGATTCCCACGTGTCCCACGCGGTCACGCCCCGCCGTACATATCTGATCGGCCGCGCCAGGCCCAACGCGATCGTCGGCCGCAACCGCGAGTCCGGCGAGATCGCGCTCATCGTCCTCGGCGCGTTCCTCGGCATGATGTGCGGTCTCCTCGTCCCCGTCCTCGCCCTGCGCATCGTCCTGCTGAGCGGCTTCCCCGTGCTCGCCGTGGCCGCCGTCTACGTGCCGTACAAGCACCGCACGTTCTACAAGTGGTTCGAGATCAACCGCAGCTACAAGCGCACCCTGCGCCGGGGCACCACGTACCGCTCGTCCGCCGTAGAGGCCGGCACCCGGCTGGACGGCGAGGAGATCGAGGTCGGACCGCCCCCGGGCATCGGCCGCATCAGCTGGCTGGCCGCGCCCTTCGGCCCCGACGAGATCGCCGTCCTCCTGCACGCCGACCGCCGCACGGTGACGGCCGCGATCGAGATCGAGGGCCCGGGCGTCGGCCTGCGCGACAGCGAGGACCAGGAAGCCCTCGTCGACCGCTTCGGCACCCTCCTCAAGCACGTCGCCAACGGCGACGGCTTCGTCACCCGCCTGCAGATCCTCGCCCGCACCCTCCCCGCCGACCCCGACGCCCACGCCAAGGACGTCGCCGTCCGGGGCGACGAGCGGTCCCCCGACTGGCTGGCCCGCTCCTACGACCAGCTCCAGTCCATGGTGTCCACGAGCAGCGAGCAGCACCGCGCCTACCTCGTCGCCTGCATGCACTTCACCCGCGAACTGGCCGCCGAGGCGCACGCCATGGCCCGCGCCGCCCGCCCGCAGGCCGGCCGCAGACTCGACCGCGACGCCGGCCTCGCCGTCGTCATGGCCCGCGAGCTCACCGACATCTGCTCCCGGCTCCAGGAGGCGGACATCCGTGTCCGCCAGCCCCTGGGCCAGGGCCGGCTGTCCTCCCTCGTCCACTCGATGTACGACCCGGACCACCCGATCGACCACATCCAGGCGATGACCAAGCGCAACGCCTGGCCGGCCGAGCTGGACGCCATGGAGCCCACGTTCCTCCAGGCCAAGACCCGTGAGTCGACCACCCGTGCGCCCTGGTGCCACGCCACGGCCTGGGTGAAGGAGTGGCCGATGACCCCCGTGGGCGTCAACTTCCTGGCCCCCCTGCTGGTCCACACCCCGGACGTCATCCGCACCGTCGCCGTCACGATGGACCTCGAACCCACCGAGGTCGCCATCGAACGCATGCTGACGGAGAAGACGAACGACGAGGCGGAGGCGAGCCGCGCCGCCAAGATGAACCGCACCGTCGACCCCCGCGACGTCGCCGCCCACTCCCGCCTCGACCAGCGCGGCGAGGACCTGGCGTCCGGCGCGGCCGGGGTGAACCTGGTCGGCTACATCACCGTCTCCTCCCGCAGCCCCGAGGCACTGGCCCGCGACAAGCGGACGATAAGGGCGTCCGCCGGAAAGTCGTACCTGAAGCTGGAGTGGTGCGACCGCGAGCACCACCGCGCGTTCGTGAACACCCTCCCGTTCGCCACCGGAATCCGAAGGTAG